The Longimicrobium sp. genome contains a region encoding:
- a CDS encoding DUF3072 domain-containing protein, translated as MTDKRTAEQTEGNMIKDPDNWVTGDEPMTGAQRSYLHTLAEEAGEEIGDDELTKAEASKKIDELQEKTGRGV; from the coding sequence ATGACCGACAAGCGCACGGCCGAGCAGACCGAAGGCAACATGATCAAGGACCCGGACAACTGGGTCACGGGCGACGAGCCGATGACGGGCGCCCAGCGCTCGTATCTCCACACCCTCGCCGAAGAGGCGGGCGAGGAGATCGGCGACGACGAGCTGACCAAGGCCGAGGCGTCGAAGAAGATCGACGAGCTGCAGGAGAAGACGGGGCGCGGCGTCTGA